ggaggaggatgaagaatgCAACGATGACACAGAACCTTCGCAGGACCAGTCCACCTTCTTCCAGAAGCAGTTTGGGTCCATGCTGCAACCCGGGGTCAACAAGTTCTCCCTGCGCATGTTTGGCAGCCATAAGGGTGTTGCTGCTGAGCAGGCCAGGGTTAAGAGCTATGGAGTGTGGATCATCCACCCCTACAGTGACTTCAGGTAATGATGAGGTTATCTTCAGGTAAAAAGTCTGTCAATATTATTTCAACAttaaagtggaaacagacaACCCCCCCCTCCATTACGTTGACGCTTCTGTCGCAAAGACAACCGGATTGCACTGCATTTATTTCCCACAGTTACTTTGGTTGTTCCACCGTCTGCTGTAAAAGACCTTACATTGATACTCTTTGATAACTGGGGACAGCTACCGCAGGAAAACAAAAGCGCCTGTTTTGGTTGCGCAGTGGTTGACGTCAATCAAGGCTTATAGTGAACCAAAATGCAGATGGTgacattattctacagccattatattgtgcaatcaacatttacttgaGATATATtgataatgataagttaaagcaaaaaagttgtctattgccactttaaaatgTAGAGAATTGAAGAATGGGTTAAGTTGCACATGTCAGTAACCCTCTGCCAACACATTGATTCCTCATGTCATTCATTTTTCTTAAACTTCCCTtgaaagcagctgttttcatcCAACCAAATAGCCTGGGACTGTGCTCAGATCAAATTTTTCCAAGGACAGACTGCAGCTGATGTCATGGTCACTCGCACATGATAAGGCGATGAAGGGATTTGATTACTGATACAGTATATAGGACAAGATCATCTGGATTAATGATACCATTGGTAACTCCCTTTCTCCCTGTGTACCAGGAGGGAGAACTACATTCATTGATCCAGTTCATTTAGGTGATCAAATGTATTCCATTTGAAAAACATCCAATAATGTTTTTGCTCTAGTTTAGGCTTGCTTTTTGAGGATTGATCAGATTATTCAGTTTTTGGGGCAGAGCGTCATTTTAGCAGTGATGCCCCAAGTAATCCGTTCGTGCAGGCACTTATAATAGTCGCAATCGAATTTAAACAATTTTTAAACATCAGGCCAATGCCAGGCAGGATAAACCCGTGCAGAGGGATTATTGCCCATAAGAATCCCTATAATTCCAATCTTCTTCTATTATGCAATAATACACAGACAGCTGAGGGGGGGATTACTGAAGGCTTGCTCTCCTTAAACATTATGCTCCAACTGCCACTTTCAAAAGGTTGAGCTGTAATAGCACATTTTTGTTGCTCTCCGAGAGAAATGACAGtaaatgagagagagggggaatgACATACAACAAAGTTCCTACACTGGAATAAAAAAGGGAGCTTTGCGATCACATTATAGGGTGCGTGTTTTCACCACTAGGCCTCTTGTCaaatctttttctcctctcttttttgtttGAAGTAAATCATGTACAAAAAATTCAGGTTGTCAACAAAACAATCGGAATTTAAAGTCCACTCACTCGCTGTCTCGTGGTTTCCATCACCAGATGGAGATTcggctcagttgtcatggagctGCAGATGTTCAAAATGTGATTGTTCTGAGCACAAGATGCAAGTGAGCTAAATGCAAACATACGATACTAAATACTTTACCCATAGAGACATTTGTGTTGTCTTGAATTACATGTCGTCTTATCATATAGACATAGTTGCCTccatagtagtaataataaacaacatataAACAAAGCAACATGTACTCAAACACATCACAACCACATATTGCACAACCAGTGATAAGAACAAGCAACATATTGCACGACCCTCAACATAACATGCTAACAAGTGTAACGGTAACATGCAGATATTTAGCAGgtaaaatgtttttggtttagtttagtatgttagcatgctaacatttgctaattagcaataaacacaaagtgcagctgaggttgatgggatgtctttagttttgcaggtatttgtcATTAATCAAAGTGTTGGACATCATCTGATAGTGGCGCTACAATAAAGTATGGGGATTCCCAAAATCGTTATCATCCTGTGGATAACACACATGTCTATACCcaccatccaatagttgttgagacatttcactaaagCCATAAATGTCATGGTGGCACCAGGGGAAAGCCATAGGATCACGAAaccattaggattcatcctctgaggaaaatgaatgtctttgtctttgcttttttgcctttttaagaggaagagagtggggcgacatgcagcaaaggagCAAGGGTCGGCTTCAAACCCTAAGGACTCAGCCCTAACTTTTGTTGcataaaataaacagcaaaacTTACTTCATAAGCGGATTCAATCCTGGATTTAGATTCAACATAAAATGCTATAAAAACCACATTCCTTTTCCTGTTCCCGCTGTTATTAATAGctaaaatgtctaaaaggtTTTGATACAGCAGAATTAACTCTGCTTCTCACTTATACTTAAgcacatatatgcacacacatgtgtcTTTGTCAGTCTTTGGTGGAGTTATTAACAGCAAGCAACCACTAATCTGCTGCAACATAAGAGGACATGATAAGTAGTCATGTAAACCAGCATGTAGACACTGAGGAGATTTATGGAGGGATAAACGTAAATGAGAATGAGGAACTAATTTATGAGTGCCTGTATCTCTGCTTTGACTGGCTAAAAAAGACGGTTGTTTTCACACATGGttcaactttattctcgacatttcaACGTTATTCtcaaaatttaaaataaatgtaaataatttttTCCCCCTTGTGTCTGGCCCTTATACTCTTCTGTAGCTCACTGACAAGTGAGAGGATCAAACTAGTCTGGTTCATATTCTGTTACTGTGAGAGAGACCCAAAGTGATTGACACTTGATGGAAACAATATGTAAGGAAACCCAGACCGTGTACTCGTGGTGTATAATGAGACACTGGAGACTGAAGGGAAAATGGGACTTGTATGACATAAAGCAGACAGTGATGAGTGCAGCTATGTGTAGCACAGACATCTGGGCTTCAAAATCCTGAAAGCAGCAGACTGTATCAGACATTTCCAGTGGCATTGATGTTTCTCTTTATTGTCTTCCTATTGAGCCCGATGAGGTAGACACCATTCATTTTTGATTAGAGGGGGCTCCTCCCGTGACAGGAGCTTGTTATGAGAGTCACTCTAAAATGGGTCATATTGTGGATAGCACACTGTCCTCCTGATTGGATTCTACTTGACCTCTTTAGCCGTTTCAATTCCTCTGACATAAAGGGTTAGTTTGACATTGTTGGGTAATTTGTTGTTCTTCCTTATAGTGTAATAGATTAGAAGATCAACATCACTGTAATATCTGCCCGGTTAGTGTGGAGCTAGAACTAAGAGGCACTTTGCTTAAGACTGGAAAGGTTaggttgttttatttgttcccGTAGGGAGATTTGGtttgtaaaacaacacaaaagatAAACAGACATGAAAACAATACTCAAGGCTCCAATAAGCACTAAAAccacgaaaaaaaaaaaatgaataggCGTTGCTATTATAGCATCAGTGCAATGTTGCTATGACTTGTTCATCTGATTGATGGCTGCTGGAACAAAGCTGTTTTTATCCCGCTTTGCAAAGGGTGGCAGTCGTCGAGTCGGTTAACCGCTGTAACTATCTGGTGTACATTTGTCAATAAAAAATAGGACACATTCCATAGGACaagagggggaaacagctaacctGGCTGTGTCTAAAGGTAAAAGAAATAGCTGCTTaacagcacctctaaagttcaccaattatatattgtttgtttaattcctACACAAACATAGCAGTTTTAgtacattgtattttatttgatatggaCATCACAGTAGCATTTGAATTGTAACATACATGTTTGCACAAGGACCAGATGCACTGTCTGCAggaggctttaaaaaaaacattaaaatagaaaaaagaaaatacatccacaaaaacatacacaaagaaaATCCACAAAATACAAATTTCTCTTTTAGCCATGATTTAATTCCTCTATTAAAAACATtcgaaatgcattttctattcAGTTGGTAGACAGTTAGTTAGTTTTGCTCCTTTAACAGAGAAGACTGACAATTACCTTTTATTATGGGCCTGTGTGTTGACTaaccctttttcttttaacaaaatCATTAAGCATTTTAAGGAGCATGACCATGTAGGCATTTAAAACTAAGTTGTTATTTAACAAGGAGTTACGACTACTAGGCAACTAgccaagctaagctaagcatCTCTCTAGCTGACATGAGACTGGTACCAATCTACTTATCTAACTCTTTGTAAGAAAGCAAATTAACGTATTTCCAAaagatatttctttatattgaaATTCTGTaactttcagtttcagactTCAAACAGTTATTTATCCAGGGCAAATATCTCTGAATATAAggacacactgcagcagctgcaagAAAACGAACACTGTCAGCGTTACATCAACAGACTCCATGACaattaattcattcattatgtGAACAGATTTTACCATAAGCCTTATGCTGCCTGCAGGGGAAAAGGCCTTTAACCTCACAAAGCTCACTCTGCCTGTTTCCTGAACTCTGAACTCAAAGAGTTTGGATCGCACGATTAACTTGACAACCACCATTATTGCCAGGATTCGCTTATTTTCGTGAACACATGTATGAGCCAGTAAGAGGACTTGTTCCTGTGTTAACAGGGCTTTCAGTAAGTAAGTTTGTAATGTGTTGCACATTATGTATCACACATAAATATTATCATCCGTACatctgttcattgtttttgaaCCTTCTCATTTTATGCAGGCATGAATTTCTGTTAGCCTGCAATAGACAGACTTGGATAGCAATGTAACTATTTAGTTGTTTATTTCCATATTTGAATATTATTCAGTAAGAAATTTAAGAACAATTTCATTTCAGAATATGTTTAACCAAAATCCTCTACTGTTTCTGTCCATACAAATGCTGTCCACCtcatttatatacagtagaAACTGGAGTCACTCTTTGTTTTGAGCACAATTTCCCTCATAACTACCTTAAATGTGAACCTGACTACATTAATGGcttaaaaaaggaggaaaaaccTTAACTTGTGAGGTCAGTTGTTAACAAAACCcttgttatattttaaataaagagcaaaaagtaaaaatgaaattggtattgttgttgttgttgttgttgttgttgtacaaccacattgttttacatttacttcaGAGCCTACTACTAGCGACAAATTGCACAACCTAAGCTTTCCACCACTCCTGTTCTGTCCAGGTTTTACTGGGACCTCGTGATGCTCCTGTTGATGATGAGCAATCTGGTCATTTTGCCCTGGGGAATCACCTTCTTTGAAGACCAGAACACCATGCCCTGGATCACCTTCAACGTCCTGTCTGACACTCTCTTCCTCATGGACTTGGTTTTCAATTTCCGCACGGGCATCCCAGTAGAGGACAGCCACATCATCCTGGACCCCAAAGAGATCCGCATTCATTACCTCCGCACCTGGTTCATGGTGGACTTCATCTCCTCCATTCCCGTTGACTACATCTTCCTCGTTGTCGACCTGGAGTCCCTGCACGAGTCGTCAGACGTGTACCGCACTGCCCGCGCCCTCCGCATTGTGCGCTTCACCAAGATCCTCAGTCTGCTGCGTCTTCTCAGACTGTCTCGCCTCATCCGCTACATTCACCAGTGGGAGGAGGTAAAGGAAGGATGAGAGAAGAAGCTCATAAAGACATACAGAACAGTACATGCCAGAAATTCAACATTTGTCCAGTttaatgttctttcttttttccataAAACTTTCTCTCCCAGATTTTCCACATGACTTATGACCTGGCCAGCGCTGCAGTGCGTATAGTCAACTTGATTGGCATGATGCTGCTGTTGTGCCACTGGGATGGCTGCCTGACCTTCATGGTGCCTATGCTGCAAGACTTCCCCCCAGACTGCTGGGTATCCAAAAATGACATGGTGGTGAGTACATCTTTATTAATACATACTAACATGCATGTTTTATGTCttatgatacatttaaatgtggaaAAATCTATTTCCTAATtaatttttttgcatttttaatagggctgtcgaattaaaaATAGcgtgttaaaaatattaacgcagattaatcacgctcctagatgcccctgacttttgctctgacagcacggagcacggagctctgacagcaaatattgatatatgctgATTAATcacgattaattaatcacaaagcttgtaattaattagactCATTTTTACCCATATTGGACAGATCACTCGGCTACTAAAGTGCCCCAACTTTATTCTCAATATATATTGAATTGCATGCTTGCCCATTACAATTTGCTTGTCAAGCTGACCTGCTGTGCTCTGACTAGTAGCCTCTTTAGGTTACATTGGCAGTTCTAATTAAGGGTCACTTATTTAGACGTTATATTTTGTTTGCTTAAAAATAAGTTAGCTTCCTGGATTCTCCCTTGGACATAGTCAGGCTATATTTTTCctgtgtttgtgctaagctaactggctgcagGCTGTTATACAcaatatttaccgtacagacattTTGGTTTCAATTGTTTTATCTGACTTGcggcaagaaagtgaatgagcagatttctgaaaatgttcaactaTTGTCTTTATTTTCAAGAGCACCAGTTGaaaactgtgtttatttttcatgtaaTTATTACCACATTACATTAATTCCAGgaatttgtaaaataatgtaactTATGCTGCATTTATGCATCTCATGACAACACTGTGTCACAAAATGTCCTCtcattgtttttacagaatTCTACATGGCACCTACAGTACTCCTACGCCCTGTTCATGGCCATGAGTCACATGCTGTGTATAGGATACGGCGCCCACCCTCCAGAAGGTTTGACTGACGTTTGGCTCACCATGATCAGTATGGTGGTGGGGGCCACCTGCTACGCCATGTTCCTTGGTCATGCAACTAACCTGGTCCAGTCCTTGGATGCATCACATCGCCAGTATCAAGAGAAGGTAATCACCTCTGCACTGAATGGAAAAgattaacaaacaaaaacattttgatctACAGTTGATTTGTGCACAATATGTCCCAGGAGCTTCACATGGACGCTAATGTGATTCTGGCTGCGAGGTTTAAGATCACATAAATGATTTGAATCACAGGCTTGCTTACTTGCTTGTACCTCATTCGTGGAAACCGTGCGAAAGGCCTAGAGAATATGTTTATTATCTAATGGATTTTGTGGCTTTACTGTGACCCTTTCCGGGGGGATTTTCACAAGATAAAGCAGCACCAATGAGAGACAAACCTTTGTTGTGGATAATTTTCTCCTAATGCCCATTACAAATGAGTTTGTAATCCActtaaaaactgtgaaaaaactGCAAAGCAAATAGAATAAATGCATCATTATTGTGCTCAGGAATAATTCCCCAAACACATGGTAGAAAATGTGACCAAATGTGACATCTGACATCATCTCTGTTGAATTTCAATTGTATCCTCATGAAGGTCaaatctctgtgtgtttgtgcaaatgCTTTCAGTATAAGCAAGTGGAGCAGTACATGTCGTTCCATAAACTGCCAGCGGACGTAAGACAGAGGATCCATGATTATTACGAGCAGCGATTCCAAGGCAAGATGTTCGATGAGGACAGCATCCTTGGAGAGCTCAGTGATCCGCTGAAGGAGGTGTGTCGTTCATTAAACCTTCAATAAgactttttttcttgctttctctccatcctctgttTTATTGAACGATAACAGAGTAAGATAGAAGCTTCTCAGTATCACTTATCTTTATGTCTTCTCTCCACCATGCAGGAGATTGTCAGCTATAACTGCCGTGGGCTTGTAGCCAACATGCCGCTGTTTGCCAACACTGACCCTCATTTTGTGACAGTGATCCTCACCAAACTGCGTTTCGAAGTCTTCCAACCTGCAGACTTGATTATACGAGAAGGTACGCTGGGTCGGAAAATGTACTTCATCCAGCACGGCACCGTCACTGTCATCCCACGTGGCAGTAAAGAGATTACGCTCAACGATGGAGCGTATTTTGGAGGTAAATCATTTATAAATCCTTCCAGATTTCAAAGAGTTCCCCATTAAATCTATAAGAGGCTCTGtgcttgtgtttcctctttgttGCTGATCTCTGTtgttaaggggagacactacaggtgaaaaaAAAACGTAACTCATAGAtttcaccatgaaacttccccagttgtaCTTACataagacaattattttgtattacaagttttctgaaattgtatggatgatatacaaattaggcattatcttattaaatgcATTCTAATTTACTTACATTTCTGGAAcagaaatatgaacattagataaatccaaaaatacattcaacagccttaaaaaaaaaaatctttgcaCTGTTTTTAGGaatgaaatgttatataaatccGGCTTTGAATGTTATAGTAGGCTATATAGATAATCCCCTCTTTAAAAACTGAACAGTCTGTGTATGTAAATGCTACTGAAGTGGAATAGACTCAGTAGACTCATTCCGAGAAAACGGTCTtcaaagatatgtattgtaaatttcaatacattttgcaACACACTACAGGTGGATaaggtaaaaacaaattaactaatagatatcactcCCCTGATTACTGTACTTacataaacaattattttttgtattacaagttttctgagatgttatgtttaaacatgcaagttagtaaaataaaaacgtgattgtgtattttggatggTTTTCTATCCACTAGTCAAAAAATCCCAACCTCTAAAAATTGACCTGCGtatgaaaaaacatgtttttgcctGCGGTGTCTCGCTTAAGGCGCATCttcagattattttcattgttgatcAATCTGACAATAATCGCTTGAGAAATGTTGAAAGAATTGTGAAAAAATACCCATCACAATTTCACAAAACCCAAGTTTGTTCCGTTCAACCAACAGTCTCAATGCCAAAAATATGTAGTGTGCTTTCTTGGAAGATTaagtagttcaacattttgaaagatgagcttatttgctttcttgacaatagttagatgagaagagtCTTAGAAAAGGAAATAGCTTATTTACTGCTTTAAAGATTTAactgattttctctttttggttCAGAGATCTGCCTGCTAACCCAAGGACGACGTACAGCCACCGTGAAGGCTGACACCTACTGTCGCCTTTACTCCCTGAGTGTGGACAGTTTCAACGAAGTCCTGGAGGAGCACCCTCTTATGAGGAGGGCGTTTGAGAGTGTGGCTGTGGACCGACTGGACCGGGGGACTCGCAAACCCAGTTATCATCCTCCTCTAGATGAGTGACACCTCAGTACCAACAGAGAGAGACTACTGCCAGAAATGGGGAGGATATTTTTCACACTTTGACTGAACTTGACCACATAACAAAGAAACCTTCAAAGTCAATTTTGCTGATTTGCCATTTACTTTAGTGCTCAGTGATGGAGATCATCAGTTTAATTTGTTAACACATTATTGCTGCATCTTCAATTGATTTAATTGTGTTACTTGGATTTCAAGTTGTTGAAATAGCTGAAATCTCAATTTGTGTTAGATCCCTATTCACATTTCATGTTGGACCCATTGTTTAATTTACAAAACTTACATTTTGGGTGATACATGTGCTTTTTATCAATGGCAACACTAGCTTTTCCTAATGTTAATACTGCTTTAAGAATAATCTTCAGTCGCCTGTATTCTTTCTCAGATTGCAGTTTCATCATCCATCACTTTAATCGTATGAGCGCGGGATCAGCAGCTGGGCTGTATGTAGCGCTGATTCTAATGATCCCTCAGGTCTGTAGGTTGCATCAAGTCACTGTTTAATACCATTGTTCAATAAGCTGCTGTGATGTAATAACTCTAACGGTACAGAGACCGATTGTACACGGTTAAACATTAGTTTAAATTGCCACATTCCATGGTACTCAAAGAGGTGATCTAATCTACCTTTGCATCTTTACAATTTAGTATCCAGTATTATAAGTTGTGATTTTTTCCAACACAGGGACATAAGTATGTAACTCACTTTCCTTTTAAATAGCACCGTAATCTGTTTTACTTCTCTAAATAAACATTCAGGTTAATTTGCAGATAATAATCAAGAATGTCATGTCACTGCGTTTGatttaatataaatgcaaaataacTGTTTAATTTGAGCTGCTTTggcagacaaaacaagcatatattatgtatgtgcTATTACTACTGTTTTGAGTCATGGGGTGTGAAGCCCTTggttataaaatataatccattttaaaataatgtatagTAACATTGTAATCATCACATGAATTTGTTCCATTTCAATCACAAAGCTTAACCTACGCATTTACATTATTTGAACTCTGATTAATGATCCTTATACTGATACTgtcatgtaaatataaatatttctacCCTTTAAACAAGAattcaaaaaaatgtttgcCTTTGCAGTTTGTTTCAAACCTCTTTTCCTTGTGAAAGTGAAAAtcatatttaagtaaaagtacagaagtttccattatattaatatgtactCGTTTTAAAGCAAAAGTCATCACTATGTATAATGTCCCCTTTCAGAATGCTATatgttttatactgtatatatataaatatatatatataatgcaccATATTGTAtgatatagacacacacacacacacacacacacacacacacacacacacacacacacacacacacaacacacactcacacactcacacacacaaactgaactTTAGTGAAGGCAGACTGttgttatttttcataaatGCATAGAGGGCTGTTCATGGTCAGCATGATGTgcaaccaataaataaataaaataaaagataacacAGTAGCCTATAGGGGATATTATAGAAATACAACCATAACAAAATAGCACACTagatacaaatattataaaacatacagaATTTCGAATTAGAAAAAGTTTTATATCGctcaacattatttttttattcagaaaCTTACATTTATAAAGAACAAAAAGTTGACAAAATCATTAGTCaaatttattataaaaatacttGTCTTCTTCGAAGAAACCAAACATTTGCCCCTAATAATGTTAAGTCATTGAcaaatctgaaaatgtattttcagaaTTTCTTAGTGTGAAAACAACGCCAAAATAAGCGTAAAACTGTTTCTGAATATTTATCACAGAAAGAGCAGTTCCTgtgtatgtatttttaaaatgtctgcGTAGTGTAAATAATAAGCCTCCACAGTCTTTTAATACATCCATGCTCCACATCTCTGAAGTCGCTGTGTTTTGATGACAGCTTCCGGCCCAGTGCTCATCTACTTCCTGTCACTATTTCATAAACTCGGGACGTAGTGAAGGTAAGAAGGATCGATTGTTTGCTAACTTACATCCAAACCATTCATCATTTGATTGCTTTTTAATGCAGCTGGTATTTCAGCtggtattaatgtattaatgcaTATGTTGTCAATGTCATATCTAGATGCTAGGTCGTTAATCTGCAGTTTCTATTCTGACATTACAAGGTTAACCGCTAGCTAACTTAGTTTAGTGCCAGGCTAACGGTAGCTAGCTATGGAGCTTGAGGGTCATGGTGTTCTCCTTATATGACGTTTAAAACGTTTAgatgtattaataattattaagtGTGTTGTTCTGAAATATTATACCTGAAATTGTTAGGATTTATATTATTGCTGGCACTCGCCCTCACCTTCGTTATCAAACGTGACTCTGACATAACAACACCTTCATAACAAGTTACACAATATCTGTCAAAGCTATTCCAGGGCTAAAAATATTTCATTCAAACGTCTCTTGGTCGCCACCATAAAAATGAAAGTTAATCTATTGCTAGTTACTTTTATCGTGTTGAAATAAAATTGCGATGTGGGGCTAAAATAGAGCTAAAATCACACAACTGCTCTTGTTTTGATGCTGCTTAATGGGTTGTAAAAATGACGACAAAAGGTTATCACAGCAAATTATGCAATAACTCCTGTATTAAAACTAATGTGTATTTTTGGCAGTTGATGGGGACATTATGATCTATAAAAGTAATCTGTCTATACCACTGAGAGAAGCTGGAAAGTGCTATTTTGATTTTGCCAGTAGCCCAGTGGACTCGACAAACGCCAACAAATCCTTTCAATAAGTGATACTTTATAACTCATCCCCATACCATACCTGAGTTTTGAAAACAAtacataaattattaattttccCATACCTAGCGCCTTGAgaatgcttttagctttgaagggtgctttataaatacaatttattattattattattattattattattattattattattattattattattattattataccttatttgtgaaatatatattattatttttactaaaCCCTACTTTCATtcaataaaagttatttaacCTAACATTAAACTTCTCCAATTTTAATCATTGTCTAAATACTAAAATCTGTACAAATACTTGGCCTGATTACAATTCTAGTCTAACAGACCTTTGACTTAAATCAAGAACTCTgatcaacaaataatttaacAATACTAACAGTAAATCCACACAATTTGATGCCAGTTATCAGTACTTGACAGTTTGTGATATACAGTGCTGAGAAAAAAGTACTGAGGTTCAATAAGCTGTTCTTATCTCTCTGAAAAAGCAGTTTTTAGTTCTTACAAATCTTTAATATAAAAGatacatgtaaatacataatCCCACAGtgtgattattttcttcttaaacTTCTAGGATTACAAGGGTGGCACATTATACTGTgtaaacaaattattttgtgaaaagagctgcaacaatttGTTAATCAATTGATTAATTCATaaacagaaaaaataatttGCATCTATTTTGATATTCAATGAATctattaaatactttttttaaatgaacaaacattctctggttccagcctctcgaatgtgaggatttgctacTTTACGTTGTTTCATGTCATTGTAACCTGACTACCTTTTTGGTTTTTTGAACTATTGactggacaaaacaagacgtttgAAGTTATCACCTTTGACTTAACAATTAATcaaagaaaatcagcaaatGAAAAGACGATGACaataatcattatttgcagCCCCTACTGGGATTGTCCTACATTTCTTGTTAAACCAAAGTAACCTAAACTACCTATTTAATTTGTCATGCCATGGTCTCTCCTATGTGCAGGAAGGATGCTGTCCCTGTCTCGAGCAGTGATGTGTGGGGTGGCCCGCGCCCCAGCTGCTGTCAGTCAAGGTGGAGTGACTGCTATCACCCGATTCAACAGCACAGCACAGG
This region of Cottoperca gobio chromosome 11, fCotGob3.1, whole genome shotgun sequence genomic DNA includes:
- the hcn3 gene encoding potassium/sodium hyperpolarization-activated cyclic nucleotide-gated channel 3; this encodes MLQPGVNKFSLRMFGSHKGVAAEQARVKSYGVWIIHPYSDFRFYWDLVMLLLMMSNLVILPWGITFFEDQNTMPWITFNVLSDTLFLMDLVFNFRTGIPVEDSHIILDPKEIRIHYLRTWFMVDFISSIPVDYIFLVVDLESLHESSDVYRTARALRIVRFTKILSLLRLLRLSRLIRYIHQWEEIFHMTYDLASAAVRIVNLIGMMLLLCHWDGCLTFMVPMLQDFPPDCWVSKNDMVNSTWHLQYSYALFMAMSHMLCIGYGAHPPEGLTDVWLTMISMVVGATCYAMFLGHATNLVQSLDASHRQYQEKYKQVEQYMSFHKLPADVRQRIHDYYEQRFQGKMFDEDSILGELSDPLKEEIVSYNCRGLVANMPLFANTDPHFVTVILTKLRFEVFQPADLIIREGTLGRKMYFIQHGTVTVIPRGSKEITLNDGAYFGEICLLTQGRRTATVKADTYCRLYSLSVDSFNEVLEEHPLMRRAFESVAVDRLDRGTRKPSYHPPLDE